The Muribaculum intestinale genome includes the window GACTCCTACCACATTATATCCGCCCTCTACCAGACGGCGCAGGCTCTCGACCGCAAAATCGGGAGTGCCGAGAAATACTATCTTAAGGTCTTTCTTATCCATCGTAATATAAACGCCGCAAATCGGCATAATCCGATTTGCAAGGCTGTACATGTTTTTAGTTTCCTTATAGAAAAGGGCGCACACCGCGTCGGGATTGACGGGGAATGCGCCCAAATGGATTAATCAGCAGGTAAAACGCTTAGGCTTTAACCTCGGGATCGATGTTGATGAAACGACGACCGTTCTTGCCTTCGGTAAATACAACCACGCCGTCAACGAGGGCATAGATTGTGTGATCCTTACCCATGCCTACATTCAGACCGGGATGATGCACAGTACCGCGCTGACGCTTGATGATATTGCCCGCTTTAGCGCGCTGACCGCCAAAAATCTTAACACCGAGTCGTTTGCTTTCTGACTCGCGGCCGTTCTTCGAACTACCTACACCTTTTTTATGTGCCATTTTCTTTTAAGATTTGGGGGTTAAGCAATTTCTTTGATTACCACTTTGGTGAAGCACTGGCGATGGCCGTTTTTGCGGCGATAGCCTTTGCGGCGCTTCTTCTTGAATACGATAACCTTATCGCCCTTCACGAGGGGAACGGTTACTTCGCATACTACCTTTACTCCTTCAACGGTAGGAGCACCGACCTTAACGTCACCGTCGGCGTCTACGAGGAGAACGCGGTCAAACTCTACGGTCTCACCCTCTTTCTTGTCATCGCCGAGATAGTGAACATACAGGAACTTGCCGGCCTCAGCCTTGAACTGCTGTCCCTGAATTTCTACAATTGCGTACATTTAACTTATTAATGTAATGATGGTTAACTCCGTCAGGCGAGGCGTCAACGCCTTCTTCTACGAGCCCGTGCGGAAAAATTGCCCACAAAGTTACCGTTTTCTACACTCATATCCAAGCAATTTCGCCCGTTTTTTCAGAATTTTCCAAAAAACGGGCGAAATTACCAGATATAATCTTATTCCAAAGTCACCAGAGTGTACTTTTGAGAGCCTATACCGAGCTTTTCGGCAGCATCGAGAATATGTGTACCCTGTCGTGAGTTGATGCGTTCGATCAGCGCGGCCTTGCCGGGGTCTTCCGAGTTGACGACCATGTCGACACATGCGCGGTCAAGCGCCACAGGATCGAGCGAGGCAAGAATGCCAATATCGCCCATTTCGGGAGCATCCGGATTACCATTGCAATCGCAGTCTACCGACAACCGGTTGGCCACATTGATAAAGAGCTTCTTATCACCATACATATCAAACACTGACTTGCATGCGTCGGCCATCGACTCAAGAAACGCAGTCTGCTCGGCTATGTTATCCCAAAGTACAGCCGGATCGGAAACCTTGCCGGCCGAGTGCACATATGCTTTGCCGTCGGCCGAGGCAATACCGATAGCCACATTTTTCAGCGCACCACCGAATCCGCCCATCGCATGCCCTTTGAAATGAGAGAGCACAACGAGAAAATCATAATCGGCAAGATGGCGTCCCACGAGATTCTTGTCGAGACGCAGTCCCCCGTCGACCACAAGAGCCGTGTCGCCGTCGGCGTCCATGATGTCAACATTCGCGATGGCTGTGTAGCCATGCACCTCGGCAGCCTTGAGATGGTCGGCGGTAGTAGACCGGTTGCCGCCATATGCGGTGTTACACTCTACAATCGTACCTTTCACCTCGTTGACAAACGGAGCTATAAGCGCGGGACTCAGATGGTTGCTTTTACCCGATTCGCCGGTTGAGATTTTCACTGCTACATTTGTGCCGTCGGCCTTGCGCCCAAGGGCATGGTATATCTTCAAAATATTTTCGGGATTGATATCCCTGATGTAATACACCACAGGCACTGAATCGGCCTGCCCGACGTCACCGGAATTGCCGGCATTGGCCCTGGATGAGCAGGAACAGATACCCGTCATAGCCACAACGGCCAGCATTGACAACAAAATTACTTTCTTCATACCATAATCTATTTAGCGTTACAAAACAATCATGACAGATGCCGTCGCCAATTATCTTACTCTATCGGGATTTTTTGCGATAAAGTCCTTCCACGATTTCGGGCCGCGCGCTATCGCCGGCTTCTTCGACTCATAAAAGTGACACAATGCAGCCGCAAGCGCATCGGTGGCGTCAAGTTCGGGGAGAATGCTTTCGCGCGATATATCCAGTATGCGGCGCAACATCTCCTGCACCTGCTCCTTGGAAGCGGCGCCATTACCGGTAATAGCCATTTTAATCAGGCGAGGCTCATACTCGGTGATACACACATCGCGGCTTATGGCTGCGGCCATAGCCACTCCCTGCGCACGCCCAAGCTTGAGCATCGACTGCACATTCTTGCCGAAAAATGGCGCCTCAATGGCCATCTCATCGGGAAGATACTGCTCTATAATGCCGGTCACACGCCTGAATATATGGCCCAGACGCAGATAATGACTGTCAAACTTATTGAGCTTTATCACACCCATGGCTATCATGGACGGTTTGCCGCGGCGCACACCGAGTATGCCGTAGCCCATCACATTGGTGCCCGGATCTATTCCTATTATTATACGTTCCCACTCGCGCAGAGCCTCGTTGCGGCATCGTCCCGAGGCGGCTTGCGACGCCGCCGACAGGTCAGACACGCTCCACCTCCTCCATCATCGTGGTAAAATGGAGCACATGCTGCCCCCAGCGGCGGTTTATTTCATCGAGCAGCACTGGTTGTAGCTTGTCGAGCCAGTCGGAGGCTTCCGGCATGCCGTCGCACTGTATCTGCAACGCGTAGGTCGTGCCTCCGTTATCCTCCTGCGAGAACACACGCATGAGCAACGGATGTCGGTATCCGGCCGAGACCGCTGTCGGTATATATACCGTATGCGCCCAGACGGTCCACTCTCCTTCAAGGCCCGACTCTACAAGAAATGTAGTATTTACGAGTATCATTTACAGTGAATTCATTACACCGCTGAAAATCATAAATCCACCGTAAAGCAGACTGGTGGCGACACCAACGATAGCAGTGATAATAACCCACTTCTTGGCACTTGCAGAAGCCCGATAGGCCTGCTCGTAGTTGCCCGAGTTCCAGAGACCGTTGACCGAAGCGGCCTTAACAATAGCGACAATACCGAAAGGCACACAGCAGAGTATCGTCACTATGATGGCCCATGCAAGATAATTGTCAGGTGGCAATATAGGCTGCTGATATGGCTGTTGTCCCTGCTGATTATACTGCGGCTGCTGATACTGTGGCTGCTGGTATTGGGGCTGCGGCTGCTGATAAGCAGGAGCATGAGGAGCCGGAGGAGGAGGACACACGCCACCCTGTACAGGAGTCGATGTCACAGGCGCGTCAATATTATTGTTTTTAGGTCCATAGAGAGCCATACGTACCTCTTCCACCGACTCGGCAGTAGCCCAGTCGGCCATACCCTCGGCCCATACGAGATCGGTAGGGCGCAAACCGCGGGCAACGAGTTCGTTCACGTCAAAAGGCCCTACAGGAGCCTCATTTTCGATGATATAGTACTTCATATCTTATAATGTGATTATTTGATTCTTTAATATATCGGCTACCTGTTATCCTATCGGAAGGCTCTTTTCAAGCCTTCGTCGGCGCAGGAACCGGCCGACAAAGCCGATATGGCGCATCAATGTCGGGAAAAAGCCGTAATAATAGCTCATTATCCTAAAGCGCTCAATCAGCGACGCACGCCGATTGCGTGTGGTCATCCCCTCCGAAAGATAGTCAATCATCACCTCATTGTCAGGAAGGGCGACATTGCTGCGCGAACGCTGCAGACAACGGATACACCATTCATAGTCGGCCGAAAAACGATATTTCAGATTGTAGGGCTGAGCTATCTTGCGCAGTACCACGAATGCCTGATGACATACCACCATCCCCTCGGCAAAA containing:
- the rpmA gene encoding 50S ribosomal protein L27; this encodes MAHKKGVGSSKNGRESESKRLGVKIFGGQRAKAGNIIKRQRGTVHHPGLNVGMGKDHTIYALVDGVVVFTEGKNGRRFINIDPEVKA
- the rplU gene encoding 50S ribosomal protein L21 → MYAIVEIQGQQFKAEAGKFLYVHYLGDDKKEGETVEFDRVLLVDADGDVKVGAPTVEGVKVVCEVTVPLVKGDKVIVFKKKRRKGYRRKNGHRQCFTKVVIKEIA
- a CDS encoding DUF362 domain-containing protein, coding for MKKVILLSMLAVVAMTGICSCSSRANAGNSGDVGQADSVPVVYYIRDINPENILKIYHALGRKADGTNVAVKISTGESGKSNHLSPALIAPFVNEVKGTIVECNTAYGGNRSTTADHLKAAEVHGYTAIANVDIMDADGDTALVVDGGLRLDKNLVGRHLADYDFLVVLSHFKGHAMGGFGGALKNVAIGIASADGKAYVHSAGKVSDPAVLWDNIAEQTAFLESMADACKSVFDMYGDKKLFINVANRLSVDCDCNGNPDAPEMGDIGILASLDPVALDRACVDMVVNSEDPGKAALIERINSRQGTHILDAAEKLGIGSQKYTLVTLE
- the ruvC gene encoding crossover junction endodeoxyribonuclease RuvC, producing the protein MREWERIIIGIDPGTNVMGYGILGVRRGKPSMIAMGVIKLNKFDSHYLRLGHIFRRVTGIIEQYLPDEMAIEAPFFGKNVQSMLKLGRAQGVAMAAAISRDVCITEYEPRLIKMAITGNGAASKEQVQEMLRRILDISRESILPELDATDALAAALCHFYESKKPAIARGPKSWKDFIAKNPDRVR
- a CDS encoding DUF4286 family protein, which gives rise to MILVNTTFLVESGLEGEWTVWAHTVYIPTAVSAGYRHPLLMRVFSQEDNGGTTYALQIQCDGMPEASDWLDKLQPVLLDEINRRWGQHVLHFTTMMEEVERV
- a CDS encoding CD225/dispanin family protein; amino-acid sequence: MKYYIIENEAPVGPFDVNELVARGLRPTDLVWAEGMADWATAESVEEVRMALYGPKNNNIDAPVTSTPVQGGVCPPPPAPHAPAYQQPQPQYQQPQYQQPQYNQQGQQPYQQPILPPDNYLAWAIIVTILCCVPFGIVAIVKAASVNGLWNSGNYEQAYRASASAKKWVIITAIVGVATSLLYGGFMIFSGVMNSL